The window TAGGTGGGCAGCAGACCGATGAGGAAGCTGGCGGCGCCCATCAGGCCCATGGTGAGCAGCAGCATCGACTTGCGGCCGAGCCGGTCGCCGAAGTGGCCGAAGAGGACGCCGCCGAGGGGGCGGGCGACGTAGCCGGCGGCGAAGGTGCCGAACGCGGCGATGGTACCGACGGCGGGATCGGCGCCCGGGAAGAACAGTTCGCCGAAGACCAGGGCGGCGACGGTTCCGTACACGAGGAAGTCGTAGAACTCGACGGCGGTGCCGAGCAGGCCGGAGAGGGCGACCCGGCGCAGTTGCCGGTTTCGTTCGCTGGCCGTGGACGGTGATGCGACGGGGGACGGGGGCATCGCGGTCTCCCTTGACCGGGGGAAGGACACCGGCGAACTTAGGCTGATCTCCTACCGTCGTCAAGAAAGTGCACAACATAGCTGGTCGGAATCCCGCGTTCTGCCCCGAAATCTGGTTCCGCCGGACAGCGGAGGAAGATCCTGCCCCTACGGTGGGCGGATGGCATCGATCAAGAAGTTCCAAGTCACCTTCGACTGCGCGGAACCCGAGCGTGTCGCCCGCTTCTGGTGCGAGGTGCTGGGGTACGTCGTACCGCCGCCACCGGAGGGGTTCGCCACTTGGGACGCGTACAAGCGCTCGCTGCCCTCCGAGCAGCAGGACGCGTGGTTCGCCTGCAGTGATCCCTCCGGTGTGGGGCCGCGGCTCTACTTCCAGCGCGTTCCCGAAGGGAAGGCCGCCAAGAACCGGCTGCATCTCGATGTGCGGGTCGGGACCGGACTCGTGGGCGATGAGCGCCTCGCCGTGCTTGAGGCCGAGTGCGCACGACTGGTCGCGCTCGGCGCGGTACACGTGCGGACGTTGCTCGCCGATGGCGAGAACGAGTCGTGCATTCCGATGCTGGACATCGAGGGCAACGAATTCTGTGTCGACTGAGGGGCCGGGGGCGGGACGCCCGTGGGTCGACCGGTGCAGTTCGCCTGAACGAGGATGCCGTCACCGTCCCGGGCAGTCCCTCAAGCGGGAGACGTGTCGAGGGCCGGGGCCGTCGTGGGTAGTTCCACGGAGATACGGATCCCGCCGACGGAACGCGGGGTGAGGGTGAGCGTTCCGTCGTGTGCCTGCGTGATGGTCTTGACGATGGCCAGGCCGAGGCCCACGCCCGCGTGATCGGCATGTATGCGCTCGGTGCCGCGCTGGAACGGTTCGGTGAGCCGTGAGGCCGACTCCGGAGTGAGCTTCTCGCCGGTGTTCTCGACAGTGAGCACCACACTCTGGGGACGGACGCCGGTAGTGACCCACACGGTGCCCTGGTCAGGCAGGTTGTGGACGATCGCGTTGTGCACGAGGTTGGTGGTCAGCTGCAGCAGGAGCGCCTGCGATCCGGTCGTGCGGGTGATGTCGCCCGAGCTCTCGATGGTGACGCCGTGCTTCTCCGCGAGTGCGAGCAGTGTCTCGGTGGCTTCTTCCACGAGCAGGGACAGGTCGACGGGCTCTCGGGTGAAGGACCTCTGGTTGGCACGGCTGAGCAGGAGCAGTGCTTCGGTGAGGTTGATCGCTCGGGTGTTGACGGCGTGGAGGCGGTCGATGACCTCGCCTGCGTCGTGGTTCGGATCGGTGCGGGCCACGTCGAGGAGCGCCTTCGAGATCGCCAGTGGAGTGCGCAACTCGTGCGAGGCGTTGGCGGCGAATCTCTGCTGTTCGGCGACATGTGCTTCGAGCCGTTCGAGCATCGCGTCGAAGGCGTCGGCGAGTTCACGGAACTCGTCCTTGCGGCCCGGCAGCCGGACTCGGTGGGAGAGTGATCCGTTCGTGGCCATGCGTGTGGCGCCCGTGATACGGGTCAGCGGGGCGAGCATCCGGCCTGCGAGGATCCACCCGCCCACGAGGCCGAACACCAGCAGGAAAGCCAGCACTGCGGCTGCCCTCGGAGCGAACACGTCCAGGAGGACGGACCGGACGGGAAAAACACCATTGGTGGGCTTGTCGTCGGGGTTCTTGAGCATCGCGCGATCGGGGACGTAACGCAGGAGGAACACCCACACCGCCGCGAGCAGCAGGCCGCCGGCAAGCATGAGGAATCCGGCGTAGCTGAGGGTGAGCTTGAAGCGCACGCTCAACCCCGCCCGCCTATCCACGTGCTCCGCCCACTTCCTCATCTGCGTGTCCGGCCCGGTCTCCGGCTTCGGGTCCTGCCTCCGGTTGCGTGTCGATGCGGTAGCCGGCGCCTGGCACGGTGGCGATGACCCAGGGTTCACCGAGCCGTTTGCGCAGTGCCGAGACGGTGATGCGCACGGCATTGGTGAACGGGTCGGCGTTCTCGTCCCACGCCCGTTCGAGGAGCTCCTCGGCGCTGACGACACCGCCTTCTGCGGCGACGAGAACCTCGAGCACGGCGAACTGCTTCCTCGTCAGCGCCACGTAGCGGCCGTCCCGGTAGACCTCCCTGCGGAACGGGTCCAGCCGAAGACCTACGATCTCCCGCACCGGTGGCCGATGGTGTGCGCGCCTGCGGTCCAGTGCTCTGAGCCTGAGCGCGAGTTCCCGGAGGGCGAAGGGTTTCGTGAGGTAGTCGTCGGCTCCGACCTCGAACCCGGAGGCCTTGTCGTCGAGACGGTCGGCCGCAGTGAGCATGAGGATCGGCATGCCGCTGCCGGAGGCGACGATGCGTTCGGCGATCTCGTCGCCGGACGGTCCCGGAACGTCCCGGTCGAGGACGGCGATGTCGTACGTGTTGATGCCCAGCAGTTCCAGAGCGGTGTCGCCGTCACCTGCGATGTCGGCCGCGATCGCCTCCAGGCGTAGGCCATCGCGGATGGCTTCTGCCAGATAGGGTTCGTCCTCGACGATCAGCACGCGCATGCTGTCGATGCTACGAGTCGCCGCATATCGTCGGCATATCCAAAACCGCATACGTGTCGGCAACACCGCGCTGCCTTGACTGGCACCCATGGCTCAAGCCCCGCCGTCGGCACGAACAACGGTCCGCCGGATCCACCGGCTCCTTCTCATCGGCCTGGCAGTCGTCTTCGCAACGATCACCGCAGCCTTTGGCCACCAGTGGTACGACTCTTCGGACTCCTCCGACGCACCACCCGCGACACCTTTCTCGGCCGCACCACCTTCGAAGTCCCGGTCCGCACCGTCGCCGAACGTTCCTCGCAGTGAGCACGGCAGCGCGCCCGTGGAGGCCGGCGGTACCGTGCCCGAGGGCGTGACTGTCTTCGACGACGGGATCGCGGCGGTGGCCGGACTCGATCCAGATCTGCTCGGAGCCCTCCGTGAGGCTGCCACGGACGCCGAGAAGGACCGAGTCGAGTTCTACGTCAACAGCGGGCGGCGCTCCCCGGAGTACCAGGAGCAGCTTCTGCGCGAGGCGGTCTCCACGTACGGCTCCGAAGCTGAGGCCGCCCGGTGGGTGGCCACCGCGGCGACGTCACCTCATGTGTCGGGGGACGCGGTCGACATCGGGGAGTCCGATGCGACGGCGTGGCTGTCCCGGCACGGCGCCGGGTACGGGCTCTGCCAGATCTACGAGAACGAACCCTGGCACTACGAACTGCGCCCCGACGCCGTCGATGACGGTTGCCCGCGCACGTACGCCGACCCCACCCAGGACCCGAGGATGCAGCAGTGACCGGCGGCGAGCGAGAGCGGACGATGACACAGGTCGACACGGCAGCAACCGGACAGCGCGACTCCGACGCCGGGGACTCCGGCCCGGGCACCCGGCGCGCGGACATCCGCCGGGCGATCCGCGTCGCGTCTCGGCCGGAGCTCTGGAAGCGCGGCCCGGTGCTCACGGCGCTGGCCCTGCTGCTGGGCCTGTTCATGCTGCTGCACGCGAAGATCCCGAACCGGATCGGGAATCTCGGCAGCCTGGCGGAGACCGTCCTGCCGTGGTTCGGCCTGTTCATCCCGCTGCTGCTGGCCGGGGCGCTGTGGCGCCGCTCCGCCGCCGCGGTGGCCGCGCTGCTGCTGCCGGTCGCGGTGTGGCTGAACCTCTTCGGCGGCCTGCTCGGTGACAAGTCCCACCCGGGCAGCGACCTCACCGTGGTCAGCCACAACGTCGGCGCCGAGAACCGCGACCCGGCCGGCACCGCCCGCGACCTCGCCGCCTCCGGAGCGGACGTGCTGGCCCTGGAGGAGATCACCCAGCAGGCGAAGACGGTGTACGAGAAGGGTCTGGCGAAGGCATATCCGTACCACACGGTGCAGGGCACGGTCGGGTTGTGGAGCAAGCTGCCTCTGTCCGACACCCGGCCCGTCGACACCGAGATGGACTACGGGCCGCTGGGGGACACCAAGCCGCTCGCCGTCAAGATGACCTACAACCGGGCGCTGCGCACCACGGTGACCACGGACCAGGGCCCGCTGGCGGTGTACGTGGCCCACCTGGGGTCCGCACGGGTGAATCCCGGGGAAGGCTTCTCGACGGACTCACGGGACAGAGGCGCGCGGGCACTCGGCAAGGCTGTCGCCGACGAGCGGATCGAGCGGGTGGTACTGCTCGGCGACCTGAACGGCACCATGGACGACCGTGCGTTCGCCGGCATCACCTCGCAGCTGCGCTCGACCCAGGTCGCGGCCGGAGATGGCTTCGGCTTCACCTGGCCGGCGAAGTTCCCGATGGTGCGGATCGACCAGATCCTGGTCCGTGGCGTGTCGCCGGAGAGCTCGTGGTCCCTGCCGCCCACGGGCAGCGACCACCTGCCGGTGGCGGCCGGCATCAGCTGGTGAACACCGCGCCGGCCCTGCGCCCGCCCTCTCAAGAGAGCCGGTGATAGGCCTTGTTGGCGATGCGCCAGCCGCCATCGGAACGGATCAGCAGGAAAATGTCGGTGAAGGTGTCCGCGCCGTGCTGGAGTGTCATGGTCGCGGTCGCGACAGTGCCGTGGACATCGACGGCATCGATACGGCGGGAGCGAGTCGGTTCGTCCGGGGCCGGCCGACCGGGGAAGAGCGCGCAGTATTCGTCCAGGGGCCACGACACGAATGCTCCGTCCCGGATTCCCTCGATGTGCGCGGTGGGCAGGAACGCGTCGCGGAAGTGGGCGGGATCGCCGGTGGCATGGCCGCGGACGTAGGCACGGAGCGGTTCGAGCACGGCGTCCCCCACGGCGGGATCCGTGGCGGCGACGGCGATGTCGGCCCCGGGGCCCGCAGAGGTGTCACCCAGACCGGCGGCGCTGCGCAGAGGCGTGTCCGACGCGTCGGCCAGCAGCGTCATGTCCTTGGCCAACGCACCGATCGTGAAGTCGGCCGTACCCACGGGCGGCTCGCTGTCGAGGAAGGGGCGTTTGCGGACCACGAGGCCGCCGAGCTGTCCGAGTTCGAGGACGTCCAGTGCCTGGGCACGCGGCAGGCCGAGGGCGTCGGCCTGCCGCAGCGCGTCACGCAGCGCGAGGACGGCACCGGCGAGGCTGTTGTTGGCGATCAACTTGAGCGCGGCGGCCGTGGCGGCGCCGTCGACGAGCCGCACGGTGCCGAGTGTCTCCAGAACCGGCCGGGCTCGATCGAGCGCGTCCTGGCCTCCGGCGGCGAGAATCTGCAGTGCGCCCGCCGCGACGGCGGGCACGGAGCCGAGTACAGGTGCGTGGATGTAGGACGGACCGAGTCGCCGGGCCAGCCGCGCCGCTTCGGCAGGGGCGATGGTGCTGGTGTTCAGCACGATGGTGTCCGCTCGCAGCGAGTCCCGGACGGTGTCGAGGACCTGTCGGCAGGCCGGGCCGTCGAACAGCGCCAGGAGCACGACGTCGGCCTTCGCCACGGCGTCGTTCGGATCGCTCGTCGTGTCGAAGGCCTCCGATGTGCGCCCGGAGCGTGTCCAGCCGACGACGTCCCGGTCCTGCGTGGTGAGTCGTGTCGCGAGGGCGGCGCCCATGCTTCCCAGACCGAGGACGGCGACCGTGTGCGGTGTGGTCATGCCTGCCACCGTGATGCACCACGACCCCTGCGACAAGCGCAGATCTTGCAGAGCACTCCTGCGACCGCCGCATAGCAGCAGGTCATACTGGCTTCATGGAACTGACGGTGTGGCGGACCTTCGTGACCGTGTGTCGACTCGGGTCGCTGTCGGCGGCCGCCGCCGAGCTCAATCACACGCAGTCGGCCGTCTCCCGGCAGATCGCCGGGCTGGAGCGGCAGCTCGGCGTGCCTCTGGTGGAACGCCACGCGCGCGGTGTGCGCCCGACGCCCGCCGGCGAGGTGTTCCGGCGCCACGCCCTGGCGACTCTCGATGAGGCCGACCGCGCAGTTCGCACCGCACGAGACTTTCGTGACGGGACGTTCGATCGGCCACTGGCGATCGGTGCGACACCCTCCCTTGCCGCGGGGATCGTCCCCGAGGCCGTCCGGGGTCTGCTGGAGCAGACCGGATCCATCCGGTGGAGCCTGCTGCCCGGCCTCAGCGCACCACTGCACCACCGCGTGATCACCGGCGATCTGGACATCGCCGTCGTCACCGATGCACCACCGGGCCTCCCCCACGCCCCGCAGGTCGACCGGCAGTTCCTCGGGCTGGACGACATGGTCGTCGTACTGCCCGTCGGCCATCCGCAGGCCGGGCACGGCCCCGTGCACATCCAGACGCTCGCGGACCAGACATGGGTCGAGGACAACGACGGCTCGGCCGCGCTCCTGCGCCAACACGCCGCCCGCTCCGGAGTCACCGCCCGCATCGACCTCGCCGCGGCCGACCTGCTCGGCAAGCTGGCCCTGGTCGCGACCGGTCACGCCATCGCACTGATACCCGGCGTGCTGACGTGCGCGCTCCGGACCGACGTCACCACCGTGGGCCTCGTCGATCCACCGACCCGCGGCATCTTCACGATCACACCGCGCCGCGACCCACATCCCTCCGCGGCACCCCTCCGGGACCAGCTCTCCGCAGCGTTCACCTCGGTGCGCCAGACCCGGGCACGGACAGCGGACACCGGGTGATGCGCGACGGACGCTGCGCCCGTTCGATCCCACCCTGCTCGGCCGACGGGTTGCCGCGCTGACCATGACCGGCGCCCGCGTGGTCGGCACGGCAACCCGCGCCCTCACGAGGCGCTGCGCACCCTGGTCGTGAAGCCGATCGACTACCGGGACTGATCTGGCCGCCCGCGTCCGGGAAACTGACCCCAGGCGTCGGCGTCCTCACGTGGAGATCGCCGTCCGTTTCCCGCTGGCCGCGGAGATGGCGGAGCCCTCCGGCCGCACCGCCGTCGGCGAATCATCCAGTTCCCTGGCCGGTGGAAACGCCCCAGAGGTATGCCCCTTCGACATGCCGCTCACCGACGACGAGGTCCGGACCGCGCACGCCCCCCGCATACGCTGAATCGGTCCCTGCTGGCTTGGCGGTGAGCCATAGTGAGAATCTGCTCCACGTCACGGGGGCCGGGTTGCAGCGGGGGGCAGAGGCTGTGGGTGACTTCGACCGGATCTTCGAACCGCAGTACTCGGCGACCGAGCTGTTCACCAACCGCGTGGACGAGTACACGGCGTTCTCCGCCGCGCTGCGTCTGCACGCTGCCCGCGTCCGTAACGGCTCCGCTGTCCTGAGCACCGGTGCCCGCCGGAACGTTGTCTGCTTCTACGGTATCGGCGGCATCGGCAAGACAGAGCTGTCGCGACGCCTGGAGTCCTGGACACGAGGCACGTTGTCCGATCCCGGGGACTGGCTGGAGAATCCACCGTCCGGGGACGCCCTGCACTCGGTGCGCGTCGACTTCCACGGAAGCCGGGTCGTCAACGCGGCCGACATCGCGTTGCGCCTGCGCGCGGCTGTCGCCGGGCGCAGGCGCAGCTTCCCCGCCTTCGACCTCGGGCTGGCCGCCTGGTGGTCCCTGGCCCGTCCGGGAACGCTCTTACCCGACCTGTCTGTCGGCGGTTTCGATGTGCGCGGACAGATCACCGACACGCTGAACGAGACCCTCAGCGACGCAGGAGCCAGCTTCGGCATCGGCCCGCTGACGGTACGTACCGGGATCCGCATCGTGGAGGCCGTTCAGGGAAACCGGCTGCGCAACCGCACCCTGCACAGCTGCGAGCCGCTCGTCCACATCGTGAACCAGACGCAACAGGACCCGTCAGACTACGTCGCAGCCACGCTCGCCGGACTGTTGTCCTGGGACCTGGAGAACCTGCCACCCGACAAACGTCCCCTCGTCGTGGTGTTCGCCGATGCCGCCGAATACGTCCAAGGCGAGGACCGCGCTCAGGAACGCCTGTTCAACCGCATCGTGAGCCTCACTCCCGGCGTCCTGTGGGTGGTGACATCACGCAACCGACTGGACTGGGACTCCCCGAATCTGCACCAACTGCTGCCCGCGACAGGCCCGCAGACCTGGCCGCAGCTGCGCCTCGAATCACAGCAGGACCCCCGCCAGCATCTCGTGGGCAACCTCTCCGACACCGACGTCGAAAGGTATCTGCTGACCGCCTCTGGCTCAGCAGGCAATCCAGTGCTGGCGGCCGAGGTCATCAACAGCATCCGCAGCGGAGCCCACGGTCTGCCTCTCTATCTCAGCCTGTCCCTCTCAGTCGCTCGCGCCGCACACGGCCGGCCACTCGCGGCTGACGCGTTCGGCGGGCCCCTCCCCGAACTCGCCACCCGGGTCTTCGCCAACCTGCCGGAGAAGGAACGCGAACTGGCCCGCGCAGCCAGCCTTGTTCCCCGCTTTGACGAAGACCTCATCACCCAGGCCACACACGGGCTACTCGGCGACGCCAACCGGCTGTGCCGGCGCACACTCGTCACCCGCGACCAGCACCCGCTCTTCCCTTACCGGCTGCACGACGCCGTTCGCGCAGCCATCGCTCACGAATCCGTCGCCGAACCCGGGGCCTGGGCCCCGGCCGATCGCACCGCCATGGCCCGACAACTGCTTGAGACCCTGCGCCACCGCAGCAACGCCCTGGTAACGGACAGTGAACGTCGTCTCGACGTACTCGAGATAGCCGCCGCACTGTGCTCGGACCACGACCTGGAGGCGACGTGGCTCATCGAAGCCCTCATCAATCTTCCGGGATTCGCCCAGACCGCTGGGCGGCTTCCCCCACCGGCAGCCGGGACCTGGATGGGACAGGTTTCCGGAATGTTCGAGGCATGGCGTCCCGCGCACCAGGGCCGTCGTCGCCTCACATACCTCCAGACGTTCCTCGAAAGCCCTCTGAAATCGGACGTCAACAGGCATTGCCGCAGGCGTCTCGCCTACCAGCACCGCAACCGTGGCGAGGCAGAGACCGCGCTACGACTCCTGACCGAACTGCTCATCGACCAGCCGGATTCGGAACTGCTGCGCTATCAGATCGCACGCACGCTGTACAGAATTGGGCACTTCACCGAACTGGAACAACATCTGTCGCACTACCCTCTGAGAGAACCCACCACCGGGCTGCGTATCAGCAGCGACCTGGCCTACGACCGCGGGCTGCTCAATGAGTCAATTGTCGGTCCGGTGACCAGGGGCGCCTACCTTCGAACTACAGGGCAGCACCGTATTGCTCTGGAAAACGAAGCAGACGCACTATGGCGAAGGGCCCTGAACGGTTGTTGTACCCCAGCGGACTGCGACGCCGTCCTAGAAGACGCCGACCGCTTCGGCGAGACGCTCTCCATGCGGATCGCTCTGGCAGCCAAGGTCATGTGCCAGGCAGCCGACAGCACCGTTGCCCTCTCCCTGATCGACGAAGCGCAGAGCATCGTGCGCACGGCGGGTGGTTCACCGAGCTGGCGCGAGTGGACCAGTCGACTTGTGGTCGGCCTACGCCACGCAGACCGCCCCTGCATCGAGGAGGTTCGGCAGGCCTGGCTCGCGCGCGCGGCCAGGTGGTCCTCGAACGAACAGGTCCTGGACCGCTTGTTCATCTTTGCCGACTACCCCGCCCGGTTCCCGCACCCGCCGGTCCCGGGCCCTGAGGATCCTTCGCTGGCCCGCCAAAGATGGCACACGATCATCGCCACCCTTGTGCAGCGGTGAGGCCGACCCGCGCAGTGAACGCGGTCATGTTGGACTGCCGTCGGGCCCGGCGTAGGCCTGGACCAATGCCACGCGACCCACCATGATGACGATGCCATGACAATGCATGCCTCGGGACGGTGACCGTGCGCGGAACCTTCAGCAGGGCCAGGGCCACACTGGCCGCCGTACTCCTCGTGGTGGCCCTGGCGCCCATCGCCGAGGCAGCGACCGGACGGCAACCTGCCCCCGAGGCCGACGTCCGACCCGGGATCACCGCAGCCGCGGCGGACTGGACGCCGCCACTCAGCACCCGGGGGCGCTGGATAGTCGACGCCGACGGCGACCGCTTCAAACTGCGGTCCGGCAACTGGCACGGGGCCAGCGGCACCTGGAACGGCTCGGGAAGCCCGGACGAGGACTCCGGCCACCACGCGGGAGAGAACTCCGGCAGGATGCCGCTCGGTCTGGACCGCGCCCCCATGACCGAGATCATCGCCGGCTTCCAGGAGATCGGAATCAACAGCATCCGGCTGCCCTTCTCCAACGAGATGATCCACGACAGCCGCCCCGTCACCGACGATTCCGTGGCCGCCAACCCCTCCCTGCGCGGCAGGACACCACTGCAGGTGTACGACGCCGTGGTGCGGGAACTCACGGCCGCCGGGCTCGCCGTGATCCTGAACAACCACACCAACACCACACGATGGTGCTGCGGGGTCGACGGCAACGAACGCTGGAACGCGAGCCAGTCCGCCGGGACCTGGGAGACCGACTGGCTCTTCATGGCCCGCCGCTACCGGGACAACCAGCGCGTCGTCGGCGCCGACCTCTACAACGAGGTGCGCCGCAATGTCCTGGACGATCCCAACTGGGGGCTCGGCGACAACCACGACTGGTTCGCCGCCTCGCAGCGCGTAGGTGACCGCATCCTCACGGAGGCCGACCCCGATCTCCTGGTCATCGTGGAAGGCATCAACTGGACCGGCATCCCCGTCGACGGTCTCCCTCACGAACGCCCCACCCTGGAGCCCGTACGCCGCCTCTCGCACACCTTGGTCGATTCCGGCAAGCTCGTGTACTCCGCTCACTTCTACGACTACACGGGCCCCAACCACAGCGGCGCCAGCGGTACGGGCGAGACCAGCGACCCCCGCTACCGCGACCTCAGCCCAGCCGAGCTCATCAAGGTGCTGGACCGCCAGGCCCTCTTCGTGACCGCCGAGACGGACCGGCACTTCACGGCGCCTGTCTGGATCAGCGAGTTCGGAGTCGGCGGCCGGGACGAGACCGGGCCCAGACAGCGTGCGTGGTTCGAGAACTTCGTCGACCATCTGATCCGCACCGACGCCGACTTCGCGTACTGGCCGCTCGTCGGCTGGCACGAGAACCGCAAGGGCAACGGCTGGGCCCTGCTTCACTGGAACGCCGAGGGCCACCGTATGGGCCTCTACGACGGTGACGACTGGAGGTCCGCAGCCTGGACCAGGCTCGTCACCGCCCAGGGCCGCACCGGCCCGGTGAAGCCCGTGGCTCAGTGGTCGATGCTCAGCCCCGACCACGGTGACTTCGTCCAGTCGCGGCGGATGCGGGCCCTGTCGGACTGGAACTCCGGCGCCCGAAAAGCCGTGTGCCCCGACGGACAGCGCCTGCTCGGCCTCAGCCACACCGGCAACCGAGGCCTGTGCTCGGACGTGTCCGCCGGCCCCTTGTGGGCCCCGGCCGGCGGGCATGCGGTGGTCACCGACGAGCGGCATGTCAGACCCGGCCAGGACTGGGCATCCGGGTACACCAAACTCCAGTGCCCCGACGGCCACTTCCTCATCGGATACAGCGTCCGCGGCTCCGCCGTCTCCGCCGCCCTGTGCGCGGCCGCTCCGGCCGGCAGGCTCGGCACGAACAGCCGTACCGTCTGGTTCGACCGGGGCGACAACCGGGGCTCGGCTGCCAAGGGCGGCGACTTCGCGCAGACCCACTACAAGGGCCAGTGCGCGGACGACGAGTACGCGGCGGGAATCGCGTACACGGGCCGGGTGGGCTCGGCACGGACACCGGACGCGCTGTACTGCCGAAAACTGAGCTGACCGGCCGCGTCCCCTTGGATAACGTCCAGCGACAACGACGACGACGAGCCCGCGGCGGCCTGCGCGTACCGGGCCGGCCAACGGATGCGGTCACTGGTGGCACCAGTTGCCCACCGCCGGCTGATCCCTTCGTCGGCACCTGTGCACGACCCCGCCCCGACTCGGTCGGTCGGGTGTTGCGCGCGGTGTACCGCGTTCAGTGAGTCCGACCCGATCGGAGCGTCCCCAGTTGTACGCCCCCATGCCATGCGCTGGTAACCGACGGAACAGGTGTGGCGCCGAACTCCCCTGCGCACACGTGGAGTTCGGAGGTGGTCCCCTTCGGTGTACCAGGTTGCTCGGGCGCGAGCTCGACGGATTGACGGCGATCGATAAGTCGCACTTCGGCTGTGAAGAGCGGGTGATCAGCCTGGCGTGCTCCCCCGGACCTCGTCCGCAGCAGTCGCTATCGACCGATGGTTGCCGGTGGCGGTGTCCAGCGGGCCTTGGGTGGGATGGTGCTGCTGACTCCGAAGTCGTTCTTGAGCTCTTCGGGGATGGCGTAGTGCATGACGCGGCCGCGGGTGAGGGAGGACAGTTCCAGGACGCTGGTCAGGTGGCCGAGTCGGTCCAGGGCCCAGCCCGCCAGGGGTGAGCGGTCCTCGATGGTCTCCAGCACTCCCAGCAGGGCGGGAGCGGCCTTGACGACGGTGTCCCAGCTGGTGCGGGGGACTTCCAGCCAGTCGGCGCAGGTGTCGCCGATCAGGTAGCGGATCAGGGCGGAGACGATCGGATCGAAGAAGGTGCCGGGCACGACTTCTTCGTAGAGGTCGATGAGCTGGCGGGTGAGCTGGGCACCTTCCTCGCTGGGGCCCATGTGGCGGGTCATGTACAGGTCGGAGAACTCGCGGGCCGCCCGCAGGTCCTTGGGGACGTGCTCCTGGTCGATGCCGAGGATGGCGCCGACCACCCGCCAGGAGTAGTAGTAGGCCTCGGCGCCTTCGTTGCTCATGTGGATGCCGAGGCGGTGCAGGGCGTCGAGGACCTGGATGGAGAACA of the Streptomyces aurantiacus genome contains:
- a CDS encoding glycoside hydrolase family 5 protein; translated protein: MRGTFSRARATLAAVLLVVALAPIAEAATGRQPAPEADVRPGITAAAADWTPPLSTRGRWIVDADGDRFKLRSGNWHGASGTWNGSGSPDEDSGHHAGENSGRMPLGLDRAPMTEIIAGFQEIGINSIRLPFSNEMIHDSRPVTDDSVAANPSLRGRTPLQVYDAVVRELTAAGLAVILNNHTNTTRWCCGVDGNERWNASQSAGTWETDWLFMARRYRDNQRVVGADLYNEVRRNVLDDPNWGLGDNHDWFAASQRVGDRILTEADPDLLVIVEGINWTGIPVDGLPHERPTLEPVRRLSHTLVDSGKLVYSAHFYDYTGPNHSGASGTGETSDPRYRDLSPAELIKVLDRQALFVTAETDRHFTAPVWISEFGVGGRDETGPRQRAWFENFVDHLIRTDADFAYWPLVGWHENRKGNGWALLHWNAEGHRMGLYDGDDWRSAAWTRLVTAQGRTGPVKPVAQWSMLSPDHGDFVQSRRMRALSDWNSGARKAVCPDGQRLLGLSHTGNRGLCSDVSAGPLWAPAGGHAVVTDERHVRPGQDWASGYTKLQCPDGHFLIGYSVRGSAVSAALCAAAPAGRLGTNSRTVWFDRGDNRGSAAKGGDFAQTHYKGQCADDEYAAGIAYTGRVGSARTPDALYCRKLS
- a CDS encoding oxygenase MpaB family protein, which produces MTYTRASMDALRTEGDELADATVATLFERGEVGKFNTLMRYVSTVGQDLPEGLPDVAREYLNETSTPPDWVDWAEMEKARLFFIDNNVHISTALSFASMPACYVLPQVARLLSSTHSLKYPSKRMAETGQFTVYLMQPGAFEAGSRFIPAAQKVRLLHASIRHHLKREDRWDTAALGTPICQEDMIGGQMMFSIQVLDALHRLGIHMSNEGAEAYYYSWRVVGAILGIDQEHVPKDLRAAREFSDLYMTRHMGPSEEGAQLTRQLIDLYEEVVPGTFFDPIVSALIRYLIGDTCADWLEVPRTSWDTVVKAAPALLGVLETIEDRSPLAGWALDRLGHLTSVLELSSLTRGRVMHYAIPEELKNDFGVSSTIPPKARWTPPPATIGR